One Streptomyces lincolnensis genomic region harbors:
- a CDS encoding serine hydrolase domain-containing protein codes for MAQLRQEVDPSEVGLDPKALDRLDQHAAHFVDEGRLPGFLVSVARHGRVAHLTTHGRRDIAAGLPVEPDTLWRIYSMTKPVTAVAALLLVEEGRLSLDDPVERHLPAFAEPRVYVEGSGADMVTRPADGPIRVRHLMTHTSGLTFAFYHSHPVDALYRAANLDSSVVPGSTLAETVDVYASLPLQFEPGTQWNYSVASNVLGRIIEVVSGQPLDTFFAERIFGPLKMTDAGFRLTDDQAPRLAELYGDADAGGIEPIPGLPLRGRPRFLSGSGGMVASAHDVHRFMELLRRRGELDGVRLLAPETVDLMTSNHLPGGADLRTVGSKPAHDEPGNDGLGFGLSVSVVIDPTRTNAPAGLGTYGWSGVATTTFWVDPSRDLTVQFMTQLRPKSSLALYPELKRLLHEAVVD; via the coding sequence ATGGCACAGCTGCGGCAAGAGGTGGACCCGAGTGAGGTCGGGCTGGATCCGAAGGCGCTGGACCGCCTCGACCAGCACGCCGCCCACTTCGTGGACGAGGGGCGGCTGCCCGGCTTCCTGGTGTCCGTCGCACGCCACGGACGCGTCGCCCACCTCACCACACACGGTCGCCGCGACATCGCCGCCGGACTGCCCGTCGAGCCCGACACCCTGTGGCGTATCTACTCCATGACCAAGCCGGTCACCGCCGTCGCAGCCCTCCTCCTGGTCGAGGAGGGCCGCCTGTCGCTGGACGACCCGGTCGAGCGTCATCTGCCGGCCTTCGCCGAACCGCGGGTGTACGTCGAGGGATCCGGCGCCGACATGGTGACCCGCCCCGCCGACGGCCCGATACGGGTACGGCATCTGATGACCCACACCTCGGGCCTGACCTTCGCCTTCTACCACTCCCACCCGGTGGACGCCCTGTACCGCGCGGCGAACCTGGACTCGTCGGTCGTCCCGGGCTCCACCCTCGCGGAGACGGTCGACGTGTACGCGAGCCTGCCGCTCCAGTTCGAACCGGGCACCCAGTGGAACTACTCGGTCGCCTCCAACGTGCTCGGCCGGATCATCGAGGTGGTGTCCGGACAACCGCTCGACACGTTCTTCGCCGAGCGGATCTTCGGGCCGCTCAAGATGACCGACGCGGGATTCCGCCTCACCGACGACCAGGCGCCCCGGCTCGCCGAGCTGTACGGCGACGCCGACGCCGGCGGCATCGAGCCGATCCCGGGGCTGCCACTGCGCGGACGGCCGCGGTTCCTGTCCGGCAGCGGCGGGATGGTGGCCTCCGCCCACGACGTGCACCGCTTCATGGAGCTGCTCCGCCGCCGCGGCGAACTCGACGGCGTCCGTCTCCTCGCGCCCGAGACGGTCGACCTGATGACCTCCAACCACCTTCCCGGCGGCGCCGACCTGCGCACGGTCGGCAGCAAACCCGCGCACGACGAACCCGGCAACGACGGCTTGGGCTTCGGCCTCAGCGTCTCCGTGGTGATCGACCCGACCCGCACGAACGCCCCCGCGGGGCTCGGCACGTACGGCTGGAGCGGCGTGGCGACCACGACGTTCTGGGTGGATCCCAGCCGCGACCTGACCGTGCAGTTCATGACCCAACTGCGGCCGAAGAGCTCCCTGGCGCTGTATCCGGAGCTCAAGCGGTTGCTGCACGAGGCGGTTGTCGACTAG
- a CDS encoding saccharopine dehydrogenase, translated as MTELHLWLRHEARTTERRTPLVPSDARRLVDAGVTLTVEQSPQRIFPAEEYEAAGCRTAPAGSWVTAPADAVVLGLKELPDEPAELRHRHIFFGHAYKRQPGAAGLLRRFAAGGGTLLDLEYLVDDGGRRLAAFGYWAGYLGAALAVLQHRGRLDAPLTPTAHEELEERLRPVAGDEAFTALVIGALGRSGRGARVALHTAGVEPTCWDLDETRNLDRPALLAHDLLVNCVLATTPVPPFVREADLDEPARRLRTLSDVTCDVGSPLNVLPVYDRTTEWTDPVRRLHKEPPLDLIAIDNLPSLLPRESSVDFSASLLPPLLDFSTGGAWGRCRDRFHQARRELGIEEGESRHV; from the coding sequence ATGACCGAGCTTCATCTGTGGCTGCGCCACGAAGCCCGTACCACCGAGCGGCGCACGCCGCTCGTGCCGTCCGACGCCCGGCGGCTCGTCGACGCCGGAGTGACCCTCACCGTCGAGCAGTCCCCGCAGCGGATCTTCCCCGCCGAGGAGTACGAGGCGGCCGGCTGCCGGACCGCACCGGCCGGCTCCTGGGTGACGGCACCCGCGGACGCCGTCGTCCTCGGCCTGAAGGAACTCCCCGACGAACCCGCCGAGTTGCGGCACCGGCACATCTTCTTCGGGCACGCCTACAAACGGCAGCCGGGAGCCGCCGGACTGCTGCGGCGGTTCGCCGCCGGGGGCGGCACGCTCCTCGACCTCGAATACCTCGTGGACGACGGCGGCCGCAGACTCGCCGCGTTCGGATACTGGGCCGGATACCTGGGCGCGGCCCTGGCCGTGCTCCAGCACCGGGGCAGACTGGACGCGCCCCTCACGCCCACCGCGCACGAGGAGCTGGAGGAACGCCTCAGGCCCGTCGCCGGGGACGAGGCGTTCACGGCCCTGGTCATCGGGGCCCTGGGCCGCAGCGGCCGGGGCGCGCGCGTCGCGCTCCACACCGCCGGGGTCGAGCCGACCTGCTGGGACCTCGACGAGACCAGGAACCTGGACCGTCCGGCCCTGCTCGCCCACGACCTGCTGGTGAACTGCGTCCTCGCCACCACCCCCGTCCCGCCCTTCGTCCGCGAGGCGGATCTGGACGAGCCCGCCCGCCGCCTGCGCACCCTCTCCGACGTCACCTGCGACGTCGGCTCGCCCCTGAACGTCCTGCCGGTCTACGACCGCACCACCGAGTGGACCGACCCCGTCCGCCGGCTGCACAAGGAACCCCCGCTCGACCTCATCGCCATCGACAACCTGCCGTCCCTGCTCCCGCGGGAGTCCAGCGTCGACTTCTCGGCCTCCCTGCTTCCCCCACTGCTGGACTTCTCGACCGGCGGCGCCTGGGGACGCTGCCGCGACCGGTTCCACCAGGCCCGCCGTGAACTCGGCATCGAGGAAGGTGAGTCCCGCCATGTCTGA
- a CDS encoding saccharopine dehydrogenase family protein: protein MSDPVPASGTVHWIGAGLSTGSGLAALCEAADRVRLWHRTGPRAAEALDALGLTGRAEPRAYDPDALTAELAPGDVVVSMLPATEHPALLALCVQERAHFACSSYVSDAVLEQVPEARAAGVVVLTEAGLDPGIDHLFAHSLVARARTAIGDDTAASYSLTSYCGGVPAEPNDFRYRFSWAPFGVLNALRSPARYIDDGSETTAERPWEATRRHVVDGEAFEVYPNRDSVPFVEQYGLPAGWKPRTFVRGTLRLDGWLRAWDDVFAELRVGDDTRIAALARELAAAYPTTDADRDRVVLAVSLDVHAGPDRTWSGAYLLDLVGDPDESAMARCVSRTLALGVRHVLDGSLPPGLNRAAETAARSEEWLGELSREGVHFTLRIDQ from the coding sequence ATGTCTGACCCGGTTCCCGCGAGCGGTACCGTCCACTGGATCGGCGCGGGCCTGTCCACCGGCAGCGGTCTGGCCGCCCTGTGCGAGGCGGCCGACCGGGTACGGCTGTGGCACCGCACCGGGCCCCGCGCCGCCGAGGCCCTCGACGCGCTCGGCCTCACCGGCCGCGCCGAGCCGCGCGCGTACGATCCGGACGCCCTGACGGCCGAACTGGCCCCCGGAGACGTGGTGGTGTCGATGCTGCCGGCCACCGAACACCCCGCACTGCTGGCCCTCTGCGTACAAGAGCGGGCGCACTTCGCCTGCTCCAGCTATGTGTCCGACGCCGTCCTGGAGCAGGTGCCCGAGGCCCGGGCGGCCGGCGTCGTCGTGCTCACCGAGGCCGGTCTCGATCCGGGCATCGACCATCTCTTCGCGCACAGCCTGGTCGCCCGGGCCCGCACCGCGATCGGCGACGACACGGCGGCCTCGTACAGCCTCACCTCCTACTGCGGCGGCGTCCCCGCCGAACCGAACGACTTCCGCTACCGCTTCAGCTGGGCCCCCTTCGGAGTGCTCAACGCCCTGCGCTCGCCCGCCCGTTACATCGACGACGGCTCCGAGACCACCGCCGAGCGGCCCTGGGAGGCGACCCGGCGACACGTCGTCGACGGGGAGGCCTTCGAGGTGTACCCCAACCGCGACAGCGTGCCCTTCGTCGAGCAGTACGGCCTGCCGGCCGGCTGGAAGCCGCGGACCTTCGTGCGCGGCACCCTGCGTCTGGACGGCTGGCTACGGGCCTGGGACGACGTCTTCGCCGAGCTGAGGGTGGGCGACGACACCCGGATCGCCGCCCTGGCCCGGGAACTGGCCGCCGCATACCCGACGACGGACGCCGACCGCGACCGTGTCGTCCTCGCCGTCTCCCTGGACGTGCACGCCGGGCCCGACCGGACCTGGTCGGGCGCCTACCTGCTGGACCTGGTGGGCGACCCGGACGAGAGCGCGATGGCACGCTGTGTCTCGCGCACCCTCGCCCTCGGCGTCCGCCACGTCCTCGACGGCTCCCTCCCGCCCGGCCTGAACCGGGCCGCGGAGACGGCGGCCCGCTCCGAGGAGTGGCTCGGCGAACTCTCCCGCGAGGGCGTCCACTTCACGCTCCGCATCGACCAGTAG
- a CDS encoding PPOX class F420-dependent oxidoreductase, translated as MTQDANEDALLRLLSAGHSGVLVTLKRDGRPQLSNVTHVYYPDERILRVSITDDRAKTRNLRRDPRASYHVTSADRWAYTVAEGTADLTPVAKDPHDETVEELIRLYRDAQGEHPDWDDYRTAMVRDRRLVLRLNVERAYGIPERHA; from the coding sequence ATGACTCAGGACGCGAACGAGGACGCACTGCTCCGGCTGCTCTCCGCGGGCCACAGCGGGGTGCTGGTCACCCTCAAGCGCGACGGCCGGCCCCAGCTGTCGAACGTCACCCACGTCTACTACCCCGACGAGCGGATCCTCCGGGTCTCGATCACCGACGACCGCGCCAAGACCCGCAACCTGCGCCGCGACCCCCGGGCCTCGTACCACGTCACCAGCGCCGACCGGTGGGCGTACACGGTCGCCGAGGGCACGGCCGACCTCACCCCGGTCGCGAAGGACCCGCACGACGAGACGGTGGAGGAGCTCATCCGTCTCTACCGGGACGCCCAGGGAGAACACCCGGACTGGGACGACTACCGGACCGCGATGGTCCGTGACCGCCGGCTGGTGCTGCGGCTGAACGTCGAGCGGGCCTACGGCATCCCCGAGCGGCACGCGTGA